From the Pseudobacteroides sp. genome, one window contains:
- a CDS encoding flagellar hook-length control protein FliK, whose amino-acid sequence MRVTHFNNIQAASVTNIDEILSKLNVGDSLKARVMGISENELILKLSDGSLIKAASMIPLDLEQGQLVDFIVKNKTDNQLFIETIKTNVQKSDSENIKAALLSMDIKPDEKNMEIANAIKSNNISINKDVFKNIFDSLKFFKNLSPLKAAFLAANNFSIGEKNISALNSLSDSSTKMGKSLDSLQGLLESMGDPELLEKIEANLSKNTGLNSNVHNKAQTNTGTNIPIDIKKLIENTKTSADSSLKNPLNMLTDGEIEGLSKLIQGSIEGDSEALLNKIKDYIKGSMSNLDLSNIANDDKIADGSASYQDGKKINGENKGIDIKFTQLEIDDFIRDMKSLFEKTKTNGTDSTGSQETKNLHGTGSSDRENKVISKIFNSLFVRIDSETLKDDLHAKNLYKDINNVLEIIRDTAAASDSPMKDQIIGKTENMQNMIRFMNELNSHSTFLQIPVKLIDQNTNCEIYVLKKNGGKNKIDPNNATAYISLDTTNIGKVDSLISLNKKNISVNMIVSSIDVRDFVKTSYSILYKSLREKGYNLVDLKCRVVEEDVNFINVNQVMNKDMAKRGTIDFKV is encoded by the coding sequence ATGAGGGTTACTCATTTTAATAATATCCAAGCTGCTTCTGTTACCAATATTGACGAGATTCTTTCAAAACTCAATGTGGGTGATTCATTGAAAGCCAGAGTAATGGGAATATCGGAAAATGAGCTTATTTTAAAGCTATCCGACGGCTCTTTAATTAAGGCTGCCTCAATGATTCCTCTGGATCTGGAGCAAGGCCAGTTGGTGGACTTTATAGTAAAAAATAAAACCGATAACCAGCTGTTTATTGAGACAATTAAAACCAATGTCCAAAAGTCCGACAGCGAAAATATAAAGGCAGCACTTCTTTCCATGGATATCAAGCCTGATGAAAAAAACATGGAAATAGCAAATGCCATCAAATCAAATAACATTTCAATAAACAAAGATGTATTTAAAAACATATTTGATTCATTAAAATTCTTTAAAAATTTGTCTCCATTAAAGGCCGCTTTTCTTGCTGCCAATAATTTCAGCATAGGGGAAAAAAATATCTCTGCATTAAACTCATTATCAGACAGCAGTACCAAGATGGGTAAGAGCCTGGACAGCTTGCAAGGACTTCTTGAAAGTATGGGCGACCCTGAACTGTTGGAGAAAATTGAAGCCAATCTTTCTAAGAATACCGGTTTGAATTCTAATGTGCACAATAAGGCTCAAACAAATACAGGTACTAATATACCTATTGATATTAAAAAGCTTATTGAGAACACAAAAACTTCCGCTGATTCATCCTTAAAAAATCCATTGAATATGCTTACGGATGGTGAAATTGAAGGGCTTTCAAAACTGATTCAGGGATCCATTGAAGGGGATTCGGAAGCTCTTTTAAATAAAATTAAAGACTATATAAAAGGAAGTATGTCAAACCTGGATTTATCCAATATAGCCAATGATGATAAAATTGCTGATGGCAGTGCTTCTTATCAGGATGGAAAAAAGATTAATGGAGAAAACAAAGGCATTGATATCAAATTTACCCAGCTGGAAATAGATGACTTCATTAGAGATATGAAAAGCTTGTTTGAAAAAACAAAAACAAATGGCACCGATTCCACCGGATCTCAAGAAACTAAAAACTTGCATGGAACAGGTAGCAGTGACAGGGAAAATAAGGTTATAAGTAAAATTTTCAATTCGCTCTTTGTAAGAATCGATTCTGAAACCTTAAAGGATGATCTCCATGCTAAAAATCTGTATAAGGATATAAATAACGTTCTTGAGATAATAAGGGATACGGCAGCAGCCTCAGATAGTCCTATGAAAGATCAGATTATTGGCAAAACCGAAAATATGCAAAATATGATCAGGTTTATGAATGAGCTCAATAGCCACAGTACATTTCTTCAAATACCTGTTAAGCTGATCGATCAAAATACCAATTGTGAGATATATGTTTTAAAGAAAAACGGGGGCAAAAATAAGATTGACCCGAACAATGCAACTGCCTATATTTCCCTTGATACTACCAATATCGGTAAGGTTGATTCCTTAATCAGCCTCAATAAAAAGAATATTAGCGTTAATATGATTGTTAGCAGCATTGATGTCAGAGACTTTGTGAAGACAAGCTACAGCATCTTATACAAGAGCCTCAGAGAGAAGGGGTATAACCTGGTTGATCTTAAATGCCGGGTGGTTGAAGAGGATGTTAATTTTATCAATGTTAATCAAGTTATGAATAAAGACATGGCTAAAAGAGGAACTATTGATTTTAAAGTTTAG
- a CDS encoding EscU/YscU/HrcU family type III secretion system export apparatus switch protein gives MDKKQKKIKEAAALKYNPGENSAPKIVALAKGEIAEKIVERAVENDVPVYENAQLAHALNALNLGDEIPPELYEVVAEILVFVGSIDSGYGEANGKNK, from the coding sequence ATGGATAAAAAGCAAAAAAAAATAAAGGAAGCGGCAGCACTAAAATATAATCCGGGAGAGAACAGTGCACCTAAAATTGTAGCATTGGCAAAAGGAGAGATTGCAGAAAAAATAGTAGAGAGAGCAGTGGAGAATGATGTGCCTGTATATGAGAACGCACAGCTTGCTCATGCACTAAATGCCCTTAATTTAGGAGATGAAATACCACCCGAGCTATATGAGGTGGTTGCCGAAATACTTGTATTTGTCGGGTCTATTGATAGCGGATATGGTGAGGCTAATGGAAAAAATAAATAA
- a CDS encoding YraN family protein — protein sequence MEKINKRLIGSTNEKIAASYLETCGYIILDINFRAGKHGEIDIIAREKDYICFVEVKSRRSLLFGTPAEAVNKRKQDRIRKVAYIYINQHRLHDNNLRFDIVEIIMENKSLAVREINLIKNAF from the coding sequence ATGGAAAAAATAAATAAGAGGCTGATCGGAAGCACAAATGAAAAAATTGCAGCAAGTTACCTTGAAACTTGCGGATATATAATTTTAGATATAAATTTCAGGGCTGGAAAACATGGAGAAATAGACATTATTGCCCGGGAAAAGGATTATATCTGCTTTGTGGAGGTTAAATCTCGAAGAAGCCTATTATTCGGCACTCCCGCTGAGGCGGTAAATAAAAGAAAGCAGGATAGGATTAGAAAAGTTGCATATATTTACATAAACCAACATAGATTGCACGATAATAACTTAAGATTCGACATAGTTGAGATAATAATGGAAAACAAGAGTCTGGCTGTCAGAGAAATAAATTTAATCAAGAATGCCTTTTGA
- a CDS encoding substrate-binding domain-containing protein has protein sequence MNKKRLNIGVITKYVENFYFGSLIKGIHKTLKIENARLFVVNTYMLDKFRLDVKGDTDFFPISSDHIDGWIILTEGVSETYKIKLIQMGKPVVLVAHKPNQYNCTTLIDDGFNSAKQVVEHFLSHGHKRIAYVGCNGVYDMTVRYSGYRKTLEEYGLFDQSLVYDVDDPMPAIGKEVAVKMLERGVDFTAVFAANDYLAFGIIDGLKECNVHVPEDVAVIGYDNNDKSSLFKPSLTSVDQNTYNMGIEAGKAILKNINKKGLEIETILIKSDFIIRESCGCNIIQKKDDIPTKENIEYKRSMIERLQDVMYKNSDFGAKLFSLNIDQIIKLIPEIVDEYTWFCYGLLKDNDSKYGMVIQTIVDKIKNERKDENIECNLESFPPIGLMLDYELHEDDVIWIVPISTEKKDIGAMAYVSKIYVESSLYVYDMHMVLYNLLGVSIDRDLALTDLKEALNNLQRTQEQLIESEKLVSLGSLVAGVAHEINNPIGVGVTATTFMESNTVQLKQLFETNKLTKTDLTKFLEKNSECVKILIMNLQKASNLIKSFKQIAVDNTIDEKRSFNVREYVNDVILSLNSKLKKKNIKVNLECSEGLELICNPGQLSQIITNLVLNSVMHAYDEEESGEITIKFEKNEGNLLIEYKDDGKGMEAEVFEKIFEPFFTTKKGSDGSGLGLNIISNIIKQKFGGSIECESKYKQGTKFVIKLPLASVTG, from the coding sequence ATGAATAAAAAACGTTTGAATATTGGGGTTATAACCAAATATGTTGAGAATTTTTATTTCGGATCTTTGATAAAAGGCATACATAAAACCCTAAAAATAGAGAATGCCAGGCTTTTTGTTGTAAATACATATATGCTGGATAAATTCAGATTGGATGTTAAGGGGGATACGGATTTTTTTCCAATATCCTCTGATCATATTGACGGGTGGATAATTCTTACTGAAGGTGTGAGCGAGACGTATAAAATAAAGCTTATACAAATGGGAAAGCCTGTTGTACTTGTTGCACACAAACCAAACCAATATAATTGCACTACTTTAATCGATGATGGCTTTAATAGTGCAAAACAGGTAGTAGAGCATTTTTTATCACATGGACATAAAAGAATTGCTTATGTAGGGTGCAATGGAGTTTATGATATGACTGTGAGATATTCAGGATATAGGAAGACTCTTGAAGAATACGGTTTGTTTGATCAAAGTCTTGTGTATGATGTAGACGATCCTATGCCCGCTATAGGAAAAGAAGTTGCTGTGAAAATGCTTGAACGGGGTGTTGATTTTACTGCGGTTTTCGCTGCCAACGATTATCTTGCTTTTGGAATTATAGATGGCCTGAAAGAATGCAACGTTCATGTACCGGAGGATGTTGCAGTTATTGGGTATGATAATAATGATAAATCCAGCTTATTTAAACCATCCCTTACCAGTGTTGATCAGAATACATACAATATGGGAATTGAGGCTGGCAAAGCAATATTAAAAAATATAAATAAGAAGGGTCTAGAGATTGAAACCATACTGATAAAATCAGATTTCATAATTAGGGAATCTTGCGGTTGTAATATTATACAAAAAAAGGATGATATTCCTACAAAAGAGAACATTGAATATAAAAGATCAATGATTGAGCGGCTTCAAGATGTAATGTACAAAAACTCAGATTTCGGTGCAAAGCTTTTTTCTTTGAATATTGATCAGATTATTAAGCTCATCCCTGAAATAGTCGACGAATATACATGGTTCTGCTACGGTTTATTAAAGGATAATGACTCAAAATACGGTATGGTTATCCAAACCATTGTTGATAAAATAAAAAATGAACGGAAGGATGAAAACATTGAGTGTAACTTGGAGAGTTTTCCTCCAATAGGATTAATGCTTGACTATGAACTGCATGAAGATGATGTAATATGGATTGTACCTATTTCAACAGAAAAAAAGGATATAGGTGCTATGGCATATGTGTCAAAGATATACGTAGAATCAAGTCTTTATGTATATGATATGCACATGGTGCTCTATAATCTCCTTGGCGTTTCCATCGACAGGGATCTGGCATTGACGGATTTGAAGGAGGCTTTGAACAATTTACAAAGAACTCAGGAACAGCTTATTGAATCTGAAAAGCTAGTTTCCCTGGGAAGTCTGGTGGCAGGTGTTGCCCATGAAATAAACAATCCTATAGGTGTTGGAGTAACTGCCACAACCTTTATGGAAAGCAATACAGTTCAGCTTAAACAGCTGTTTGAAACAAACAAACTTACAAAAACAGATCTCACAAAGTTTCTGGAAAAAAACAGTGAGTGCGTAAAGATATTGATAATGAACCTGCAAAAAGCATCAAACCTAATTAAAAGTTTCAAGCAGATTGCTGTGGATAACACAATCGATGAAAAACGATCGTTTAATGTAAGAGAATATGTAAATGATGTTATTCTCAGCCTTAATTCAAAATTAAAAAAGAAGAATATTAAAGTAAATTTAGAATGTTCTGAGGGATTGGAGCTGATTTGTAATCCGGGACAATTGTCCCAAATTATAACAAATCTTGTTTTGAACTCAGTAATGCATGCTTATGATGAAGAGGAATCTGGAGAAATAACAATTAAATTTGAAAAGAATGAAGGCAACTTGTTAATTGAATATAAGGATGATGGAAAAGGAATGGAAGCTGAAGTTTTTGAAAAAATATTTGAACCCTTCTTCACAACTAAAAAAGGTAGTGACGGTTCAGGCTTAGGCCTTAATATTATTAGCAATATAATAAAACAGAAGTTTGGTGGAAGTATAGAATGTGAAAGCAAGTACAAACAAGGAACAAAGTTTGTAATAAAGCTGCCGCTGGCATCTGTGACAGGATAA